The following proteins are encoded in a genomic region of Maribacter hydrothermalis:
- the rpsS gene encoding 30S ribosomal protein S19: MARSLKKGPYVHYSLEKKIQQSVSSGKKSVIKTWSRASMITPDFVGMTIAVHNGKQFVPVFVTENMVGHKLGEFSPTRSFRGHVGAKNKGKK; the protein is encoded by the coding sequence ATGGCACGTTCACTAAAAAAAGGACCTTACGTTCACTATAGTTTGGAAAAGAAAATCCAACAAAGTGTTTCATCCGGAAAAAAATCCGTAATAAAAACTTGGTCAAGGGCTTCTATGATAACTCCTGATTTCGTCGGGATGACTATAGCGGTTCATAATGGAAAACAATTTGTACCTGTTTTTGTTACAGAAAACATGGTGGGACATAAACTTGGAGAATTTTCACCTACTAGATCCTTTAGAGGTCATGTCGGTGCAAAAAACAAAGGAAAAAAGTAA
- the rplV gene encoding 50S ribosomal protein L22 translates to MGVRKKQMAERIKAEKKKVAFAKLNNCPTSPRKMRLVADLIRGVQVEKALAILRFNPKEASRKLEKLLLSALANWQAKNEEASLEDADLVVAEIRVDGGAMLKRLRPAPQGRAHRIRKRSNHVTLVLGSKNNTEN, encoded by the coding sequence ATGGGAGTTCGTAAAAAACAGATGGCCGAAAGAATTAAGGCAGAAAAGAAGAAGGTGGCTTTCGCAAAGTTGAATAACTGTCCTACTTCACCTAGAAAAATGCGATTAGTTGCAGATTTAATTCGTGGTGTTCAAGTAGAAAAAGCATTAGCTATTTTAAGATTTAACCCTAAAGAGGCTTCAAGAAAGTTGGAGAAATTATTACTTTCTGCTTTGGCTAATTGGCAAGCTAAAAATGAAGAGGCAAGTTTAGAAGATGCTGATTTGGTTGTAGCTGAAATTAGAGTTGATGGTGGTGCAATGCTTAAAAGATTGCGTCCAGCGCCACAAGGAAGAGCACATAGAATTAGAAAACGTTCAAACCATGTAACTTTGGTTTTGGGGTCAAAAAATAATACAGAAAACTAG
- the rpsC gene encoding 30S ribosomal protein S3 codes for MGQKTNPIGNRLGIIRGWESNWYGGNDYGDKLAEDDKIRKYIHARLAKASVSRVIIERTLKLITVTVTTARPGIIIGKGGQEVDKLKEELKKITNKEVQINIFEIKRPELDANLVAASVARQIESRISFRRAIKMAIAAAMRMNAEGIKIQISGRLNGAEMARSESYKDGRIPLSTFRADIDYALQEAQTTYGKLGIKVWIMKGEVYGKRDLSPLVGMQKDSPKGGKQEGGRKQRRRK; via the coding sequence ATGGGACAGAAAACAAATCCAATAGGAAATCGTTTAGGAATCATTAGAGGTTGGGAGTCTAACTGGTATGGTGGAAACGATTACGGAGATAAATTAGCTGAGGATGATAAAATACGTAAGTATATTCATGCCAGACTAGCTAAGGCTAGTGTTTCTAGAGTTATTATTGAGCGTACTCTTAAATTAATCACTGTTACTGTAACAACTGCTAGACCAGGTATTATAATTGGTAAAGGTGGACAGGAAGTTGACAAATTAAAGGAGGAGTTGAAAAAAATCACCAATAAGGAGGTTCAAATCAACATATTCGAAATAAAAAGACCTGAGCTTGATGCTAATTTAGTTGCAGCTAGTGTAGCTCGTCAAATTGAAAGTAGAATTTCCTTTAGAAGAGCAATTAAAATGGCAATCGCTGCAGCAATGCGTATGAATGCCGAAGGTATAAAGATTCAAATCTCTGGAAGATTGAATGGTGCTGAAATGGCTCGTTCTGAATCATATAAGGATGGTAGAATTCCATTATCAACTTTTAGAGCAGATATTGATTATGCTTTACAAGAGGCTCAAACTACATATGGCAAACTTGGTATTAAAGTTTGGATTATGAAAGGTGAGGTTTATGGTAAAAGAGATTTATCTCCATTGGTAGGAATGCAAAAGGATTCTCCTAAGGGTGGTAAGCAAGAAGGTGGAAGAAAACAACGTCGTAGAAAGTAA
- the rplP gene encoding 50S ribosomal protein L16, whose protein sequence is MLQPKRTKFRKMQKGRMKGLAGRGHQLSNGMFGIKNVDDATFLTSRQIEAARIAATRFMKREGQLWIKIFPDKPITKKPLEVRMGKGKGAPEYFVAVVKPGRIMFEVAGVPMEVAKEALRLAAQKLPVKTKFIVARDFEGTN, encoded by the coding sequence ATGTTACAACCGAAAAGAACAAAGTTCCGTAAGATGCAGAAAGGCCGTATGAAAGGCCTAGCTGGAAGAGGACACCAACTTTCAAATGGTATGTTCGGTATAAAGAATGTTGATGATGCTACATTTTTGACTTCTCGTCAAATAGAAGCTGCTCGTATTGCAGCTACTAGATTTATGAAAAGAGAAGGGCAATTGTGGATCAAAATATTTCCAGATAAACCGATTACCAAAAAACCTTTAGAAGTACGTATGGGTAAAGGTAAGGGTGCTCCTGAATATTTTGTAGCTGTTGTTAAGCCTGGTAGAATTATGTTCGAGGTAGCTGGAGTTCCAATGGAAGTAGCAAAAGAAGCTTTAAGATTGGCGGCACAAAAACTTCCTGTTAAAACAAAATTTATTGTAGCTAGAGATTTCGAAGGCACAAATTAA
- the rpmC gene encoding 50S ribosomal protein L29, which produces MKKQEIKEMSVEGLTEKLAEYRKQHSDLKMAHFVTPLENPLQIRKVRRTVARLATEITNRENQ; this is translated from the coding sequence ATGAAAAAACAAGAGATTAAAGAAATGTCTGTGGAAGGACTTACGGAGAAATTGGCCGAGTACAGGAAGCAACATTCGGATTTGAAAATGGCACATTTTGTAACCCCGTTAGAAAATCCACTTCAAATTAGAAAAGTAAGAAGAACAGTAGCAAGATTAGCCACTGAAATTACTAATAGGGAAAACCAATAA
- the rpsQ gene encoding 30S ribosomal protein S17, with translation MEKRNLRKERVGVVTSNKMEKSIVIAEVKRVKHPMYGKFVLKTKKYVAHDEKNDCNIGDTVKIMETRPMSKTKCWRLVEILERAK, from the coding sequence ATGGAAAAAAGAAACTTAAGAAAAGAGAGAGTAGGAGTTGTTACTAGTAATAAAATGGAGAAGTCTATTGTTATTGCAGAGGTAAAAAGAGTAAAGCATCCTATGTACGGTAAATTCGTTTTGAAGACAAAGAAATATGTTGCTCATGACGAAAAGAACGATTGCAATATTGGTGATACGGTAAAAATCATGGAGACTCGTCCTATGAGTAAAACTAAATGTTGGAGACTAGTAGAAATCTTAGAAAGAGCTAAATAA